In the Arachis ipaensis cultivar K30076 chromosome B04, Araip1.1, whole genome shotgun sequence genome, ATCAAAATCCCTATTCcctaatcaaaacattaattcattataataattaattatttacctgaaaagagaagaagatgacGACTGGAGAAGAGAGTAGAGAAGAGGTGGCGCAGCTAACAGGGACGAAGATGAGCTTGCGACGGTGACACAGCGGCACGAGCTTGAGGCGGTGACGACAATGGCGAGGCGGGCTGGACAGCTGCAGCAGCGTGAATCCTCCCTCTCTCAATGCGCGTCTTTCACCATCGACCTCGACGGCTCTCTCGCGTGCGACATGGATGGCAGCGGCAGCGAAGCAGCAGGACGCGGCGCGGTCtccttccttctcttcttttttccgTTCCCGAGCTATCtcccttctcctctttctttctttctttttgctttCTGCTGTTGCTGCTGGGTTGTATTTGGGAAGAGGAGGGGGGAGATTGGCAGCGGCTAGATTTAGGATTAGAGAGTGTGGGTGTGTGTTAAAATGAAATTAGGGTTAGAGTTTTAATTTAGGAATTTTTGGGTTAATTAAGATagtgtaattttaataaaattaagagatagggtattaatttaaaatttaatttaattattaaaattactttaaaaatattattatttattaatttattaattgacTTTGaaccttaattaatttaaaattaggtCACTCCCAAAACCATAACCATAGACTTTTTAGGTTACTCCTTTCGAAAAACCATGACTATAGACCTTTTTAGGTCacctccaaaaccgtgaccatagacccctttaggtcactcccaaaaccgtgaccatagaactctttaggtcaccccaaaaaccgtgaccatagacccttttaggtcacccttctgaaaaaccgtgaccatagacctttttaggtTGCCCTCCATAATCGTGATTGTtgacccctttaggtcactcctaaaactgtgatcataaacccttttaggtcacccccaaaaaccatgaccatagacacctttaggtcaccccccaaaaccgtgactatagaccatTTTAGGTCATCCTttcgaaaaaccgtgaccatagacctttttaggtcaccctccaaacccgtgaccatagacccctttaggtcccCTCCAAAATCATGACCATAGgtcctttttggtcactgtaaaaaatcgtGATTATAGACTCCTTTAAGTCatctccaaaaccgtgaccatagattcttttaggccacccccaaaatcgtgaccatagatctcTTTAGGTCACTCcctaaaaccgtgactatagactaTTTTAGGCcactcttttttaaaaaatcgtgaccataaatCCTTTTTTGTCACTCTCTAAAATCATGATCATAAATTTTTTTAGaccacccttttttaaaaaaacgTGACCATATATACTTTATGGTCACCCTCTTTctaaaaatcgtgaccataacttttttttttgtcacgctAAAAAACTGTAATCATAGAGAATTTATGATTACAGTTTTTTATCGTGAccaaaaaaatcgtgaccataaccAAAATGTTGTATTGTTTTTTGTCTTGTTCATTAAGAGAATTTTTTCACATTAAAATTTTAGTATTACTTTCTCTTCCTTAACTTATTTTATTGGCATATTAATCTCATCACTCTCCACACAAATTATGTGGGCCACTTTCGCTCTCACTCTTATCCCTAACAAAATTTACATTGTTCATTGCACATAAATGATCACCATTTATtttcttccaaaaaaaaaaatcaccatTTATTTACTATGGTTCGCACACATACAAGCATTCTGAAATTAGACACAAGAAAGGATTGCAACCATAGTTTTACAATTTAGTTGCTATTATCACAGAagaaattacataaaaaaaaaaaaaagaaccgaTGCTTTTTCAGCTAGCATTCTCATTTGCACTCTACTTGCTTTATAAGAAAGATTAAAATCATACTTGGTTCAAAACCACTGGGCATGTATATATTCATCAACGAGTACCAAAGCATCTGCGACCTCTTTCCAGGTTCAAAAACCCAATGTTCTCCATGGTTCCAACAGTGTTATTCTTGAAGTTGCACATCTCCTCCAACATAATCAAACGTTGAAGATGTTGGGTTCTCCTCTCTTCCACGCAAGATTGAATCCTCGTTAGTCTAGGCCATCCATGTCCATGACCATTATTATTACACATGCAATGATTTTTATTATTGTGAGTGTTCCCCATTCTTGGGTTGCAAAGTTGTTTATTGGTGTAACTAGCTTCTTCAAATAGCCCTTCATCAAAATGGCCCTTCAACACTTTTGTTGTTGTTGGtacattattattattctcattttcttcttcatttcttgatGATGAGTTGTCACAGTATTGAACATTGGAACATTTGATGGAGTTCATTGAGCTTAGAGAGCTTGCATCATCATTCATTGATAATGGATCCTCTGCAAAGAGTAGTAGTAGTACTTTTTAAGTATGCCCTGTATCCAATCCAATATACATGCAATTTGAAGTGACACACTTTAACCAATTGTTGTaacatgtaataaataaataaataaattttgatataatttaGATATACTAGCTGCTAGTGAATGCATATTATGTGTTACATAATTTAATGCAGTGAGATGTTTGTTATCTGAACAAAAAATAAGGATATCAAATGAGACATCTACAGTTTTAATTAAAGTATACAGACATGCAGTGATTATATAATGTGAGAAGGCATTAAATTATAATTACAATATTTtatatttgaaaattatttgtgaTTCCCGATAGATGTACATATCTACCTCGATGTAGGATGTATTCCTCATTATGCATAGAAATGATATTACAGTCAATTAATTGCTCCATTCACATAAGGCAATTATTGGACAAAAATATGTAGCATATTATATAAAGGTAGACCCcacaattgttttttttttatcaaatatgtCACACCACAATTTTAAGTACAGATATCAATCAATACTCTTATAtgttacaataataataataataataaattagtcatttttttaataaattataattattaatttaattttaaattttttattttattagataaattaGATATTGCATCATCAAAAGGCTAATGGAACTTAGTTACATACACAGAACGACATaagaatttataaatattttatggaATTTTTATATATTCTCTAAATAACAATGAGAAATGATTTTACTAAACCTGATAGTTTCTAGTAGAGGAATTTGAACGTAAAAATTGTTTTACCTAACgaaataaaaatgttaaaaattgatttaataattaaaatttgttagAGATAATAGTTTCTTATTAAAATAGTCTATAAATAAACTAATTATTTGGGTATAAGTGTGTTACTTAAAACAAACAAACTCTTTTGTATCGCAAACAAAAAATATTAGAAgatcatcaaaatttattattttttattattagttagttattaatttaatttttttagtctagGAATTCAATAACATACTTTATTCTATATTTATAAACATTCATGGCTAATAGATgaccaaaaacaataaattttgatgATTCTCTAACATTCGCCTATAGAAAAAACGGTTATTAGTTGAAAGGTTTATCCAAGTGAAACTCAAATAAGTTTAATCATATATGTATGAAATGGACTAGTGAAATATGAGAAAATTAATGTAACACATACCTTGAGGCCATTGATCCGGAGCAGAGGGACAATTATTCCCATTATTATTAAAACGGGTCTTGTATGAGGAACAAGACATGTTGAGTGAGCCAGAAGATGGAGTTGTTGATGATGAcgacgacgatgatgatgatgatggtaagAAGAAAGGATGATGGTTATttatgtcttcatcttcttcttcatagtTAAAGCTATCCTGTCTTTGGTGTTGTTGATGAAAACAAGAAGGGTCCCTCCAAGTTGGAACTAAAGCTGATACTTCATGATCTATCATTGCAGCAATCTCCAATGGTTCCAAGTGGCTGATTTCAAGTTCCTTTACCATTTCCATGGCTACCTCCATAGCTGTGTCCTTTATTGTGTCAAATGGAAAGAACACGTTTCTTGTATGCCCTGCATTCGTACCACAATATTTTTACTAAACAATTTCATATATTCTAACAATTTGAATGGCCAAAGGTTTAGCAAAAATAACATAATTCTCAAAATGGGATAGAAATGTGAAATAATAATAtgttacaaaaaattaataaaaaactaGTGACCAAAATTAAATGTGAAATTCGCTGCTTTAATGTTtagtttcaattcaatttaaattttatattatttttaattatttcatcaagataattatacaaaaaataaaattttattgattCTTTATTAAAATGATATCAATATTTTAAAGTGAAACTAATTTTATTTCATCTATTAATTTTAAATCGATTTACTTATAAATATCAACGTTGATACTCTAAAACTACTTTATTAAAATTTCTCTAAGTTTATCAAACATTACATACATATAATAGTTGCTAAGCTTATTATTGTTTTTATCATCAACTAATATAAACACTTCAATTTAAAGTACATGTATATTTTAGATGAGCCAATCCccgcaaattattttttatattggagTGAAGATggtgttttttattattatagaaTATAAGGATGTTGATCTCAGATGTGGTACTGATTGATTTAAAATGTAAAAATTGAACTTTCCGAATTTCGAAAGAACAAAAATTGGATCCTATGCCGATTTATGaacttcaaaataaaaaaataaataaaacggatcctccaatttaatatttttttaaaaattttcttataaAATAATCGGACTATCCGTCTCATACTAAATAAATAACACATACAAAACTAACATAATTGGATTGCACACTTTTATCCGTAATAAAAGTTTTTAGCCCCAAATCTCAAAGTTGAATGTAATATATACTTTTTGGGATGTACATACCATTAGCGTCAGAAATCTTGACTTTAAGAAAAACAGTGTTGATGTCCACCTCATTCATTGACCCGGTGATGGTCATGTCTGTGCTCTTCGCAACTTCTACAGTTGAATTAAGCTTCAAAGCTTGATTTGTGGGTAGTTTTGTGATTGGCACTAATGGTGATGCAATTGGATCATCAATGGCCAAAAATGGGTCCAACAATAGCTCCTTTGCTGATGGCCTCTTTGACACATGTGCCAAACATTTCCCCACAAATCTTTGGGCTTCAAAATCTTTGATCTTGTAATATGCATTTGGTAGCTTACCCTGGTAAATCAAATTATTAATTGACTAAAGTTTATAGTTTGAATGTGTAATAATAATGTTATTGAGCTTACCGAAATAACTTTCTTGTATATTTGAGCAGGGTTGAAGCATTCACTATATGGGAACTCAAAAGTAAGCATCTCAATCATGCACATCC is a window encoding:
- the LOC107639591 gene encoding probable serine/threonine-protein kinase WNK5 isoform X1, which gives rise to MNKGRYGECNGNCGDGVKKQAHQFGYVETDPSGRYGRLKEVLGKGAMKRVYRAFDEYLGIEVAWNQVHLGDAFHSAEQLQRLYSEVHLLKHLTHKSMMIFYGSWIDLNRKTFNFITELFTSGTLREYRHKYRRVEMRVLKNWARQILSGLEYLHSNNPPVIHRDLKCDNIFVNGHLGQVKIGDLGLAALLLSSKHAHSVIGTPEFMAPELYEEEYNELVDIYSFGMCMIEMLTFEFPYSECFNPAQIYKKVISGKLPNAYYKIKDFEAQRFVGKCLAHVSKRPSAKELLLDPFLAIDDPIASPLVPITKLPTNQALKLNSTVEVAKSTDMTITGSMNEVDINTVFLKVKISDANGHTRNVFFPFDTIKDTAMEVAMEMVKELEISHLEPLEIAAMIDHEVSALVPTWRDPSCFHQQHQRQDSFNYEEEDEDINNHHPFFLPSSSSSSSSSSTTPSSGSLNMSCSSYKTRFNNNGNNCPSAPDQWPQEDPLSMNDDASSLSSMNSIKCSNVQYCDNSSSRNEEENENNNNVPTTTKVLKGHFDEGLFEEASYTNKQLCNPRMGNTHNNKNHCMCNNNGHGHGWPRLTRIQSCVEERRTQHLQRLIMLEEMCNFKNNTVGTMENIGFLNLERGRRCFGTR
- the LOC107639591 gene encoding probable serine/threonine-protein kinase WNK5 isoform X2, with the protein product MNKGRYGECNGNCGDGVKKQAHQFGYVETDPSGRYGRLKEVLGKGAMKRVYRAFDEYLGIEVAWNQVHLGDAFHSAEQLQRLYSEVHLLKHLTHKSMMIFYGSWIDLNRKTFNFITELFTSGTLREYRHKYRRVEMRVLKNWARQILSGLEYLHSNNPPVIHRDLKCDNIFVNGHLGQVKIGDLGLAALLLSSKHAHSVIGTPEFMAPELYEEEYNELVDIYSFGMCMIEMLTFEFPYSECFNPAQIYKKVISGKLPNAYYKIKDFEAQRFVGKCLAHVSKRPSAKELLLDPFLAIDDPIASPLVPITKLPTNQALKLNSTVEVAKSTDMTITGSMNEVDINTVFLKVKISDANGHTRNVFFPFDTIKDTAMEVAMEMVKELEISHLEPLEIAAMIDHEVSALVPTWRDPSCFHQQHQRQDSFNYEEEDEDINNHHPFFLPSSSSSSSSSSTTPSSGSLNMSCSSYKTRFNNNGNNCPSAPDQWPQGHT